A stretch of the Pleurodeles waltl isolate 20211129_DDA chromosome 2_1, aPleWal1.hap1.20221129, whole genome shotgun sequence genome encodes the following:
- the LOC138265963 gene encoding uncharacterized protein, with translation MSENTCVDELPDGAKKNCELFSVWGITEENACVAKRPDNVLRNNSCCIYVENVCFGSNDDRKVWIPLSAYREMQEKCRKLEHENRNLREQISPTESYKRAVFEESSLSHSSNEGVKTAPSCTEFPCEPGFLAAKVHSLTDNRDERPECDLRKVKRRILEQDTPSFISLFDFWKKNSPHLSEILTLLYMVTVKNYMQLRACDLANEIMQTLGFCAVQEGNTYVHLNQEQGRKIVPLARIIQWIWYLQDRARVPQIKELPMKLCAPFEFVSTEDKKHVCFTNDSLTEMLFSGTVEGMELYNVCQILKQELREMCHFYADFWFFDNVLAPNWFNYLADVNEKNAEREVFTQNSALVGMAMWVHQKCEKATYRSYHVSPLSLSALCGPPSGVCVWGRGRDRIPNLNLAE, from the exons atgtctgagaatacatgtgttgatgaactgcctgatggtgctaagaaaaactgtgaattgttttctgtttggggaattacagaagaaaatgcatgtgtagctaaaaggcctgataatgttttgagaaataattcctgttgtatatatgtagaaaacgtgtgttttggaagtaatgatgacagaaaggtctggatacctttatctgcttacagagaaatgcaggagaaatgtaggaagttggaacatgaaaataggaatttacgtgagcaaattagcccgacggaaagttataaaagggctgtttttgaagaatcttccttgtcccattccagtaatgagggggttaagacagctccgagctgcactgagtttccgtgtgagccagggtttttggcagccaaagtgcattccttaactgataacagggacgagagaccagaatgtgatttacgaaaagtaaaacgaaggattttagagcaagacaccccgagtttcattagcttgtttgatttttggaaaaagaatagccctcatttgagtgaaatcctaacacttttgtatatggtcactgtgaaaaattatatgcagttgcgcgcttgtgatttggcaaatgaaataatgcagactttaggtttctgcgcagtgcaagaaggaaatacttatgtacatttaaatcaagaacagggaaggaaaatagtgcccctagctagaatcatacaatggatctggtacttgcaagacagggctagagtaccacagataaaagaattaccaatgaaattgtgtgcaccatttgaattcgtgtccactgaagataaaaagcatgtttgttttactaatgattcattgactgaaatgttgttttctggcaccgtagaaggaatggagttgtataatgtgtgtcagattttaaagcaagagctacgtgagatgtgtcatttttatgctgatttttggttctttgataatgttttagcacctaactggttcaattaccttgcagatgttaatgagaaaaatgcagagagagaagtgttcacccagaattctgccttagtggggatggctatgtgggtgcaccagaaatgtgaaaaagccacttacag atcctaccacgtttcgccactgtccctgagtgcgctgtgtggtcccccttccggtgtgtgcgtgtggggtcggggaagggaccgaatccccaacctgaacctggctgagtaa